A stretch of the Papaver somniferum cultivar HN1 chromosome 6, ASM357369v1, whole genome shotgun sequence genome encodes the following:
- the LOC113287707 gene encoding uncharacterized protein LOC113287707 isoform X3 gives MLSTVGIFSFTKCSSSTSFLTFKNKIKMDSKLGFARGLEVVSETLSSSSPSKEDYRVDNNGDIISLEEWQGWGTCSPRPAMVMEIVEEMKKLEKDLDTQMSFGGMGAKLQGNFKVQEDKKHRATYKALGDSEQKQQFFSSRQVACRVLGSRGYLCQKCWLAQEDCMCSKIKPSSLWPGMRFWLYMHPKDFLRQNNTGKVLWQIFGVEAATLCIFGIPEHEEIMWDAFKLAGKSRVWCLYPDKNASTKSVQDGLFSNASKSLEAQKMDVDTPLHFVLLDGTWSNSAAMFSRLKEHAKVAWGEEEFPCISLSELGESPMHKLR, from the exons ATGCTTTCCACTGTTGGCATTTTCAGCTTCACGAAATGCTCTTCCTCTACTTCGTTTCTTACCTTTAAAAACAAAATCAAGATggatagcaaattagggtttgctcgTGGATTGGAAGTCGTAAGTGAAACGTTATCATCTTCTTCGCCTTCAAAAGAAGATTACAGAGTAGATAACAATGGTGATATTATCAGTTTAGAGGAATGGCAAGGTTGGGGCACTTGCTCTCCAAGACCAGCCATGGTTATGGAGATTGTCGAGGAGATGAAGAAATTAGAGAAAGATTTGGATACTCAGATGAGTTTTGGTGGTATGGGTGCAAAACTTCAG GGGAACTTCAAGGTTCAAGAAGACAAAAAACATAGAGCAACATACAAGGCTCTAGGTGATTCTGAACAGAAGCAGCAATTCTTTTCATCCCGACAAGTAGCATGTCGTGTGCTGGGAAGTAGGGGTTACCTTTGTCAGAAG TGCTGGTTAGCTCAGGAAGACTGCATGTGCTCAAAAATTAAACCTAGTTCTCTATGGCCTGGGATGCGATTCTGGTTGTACATGCATCCAAAG GATTTTCTTAGGCAGAATAATACTGGGAAAGTGTTGTGGCAAATATTTGGAGTTGAAGCTGCAACGTTATGCATCTTTGGCATTCCCGAACACGAAGAAATAATGTGGGATGCTTTCAAACTTGCAG gaaagAGCAGGGTTTGGTGCCTTTATCCTGATAAAAATGCATCTACAAAGTCGGTTCAAGATGGCTTGTTCAGCAATGCTTCAAAAAGTTTAGAAGCGCAAAAG ATGGATGTAGATACTCCTTTGCACTTCGTTTTGCTTGATGGTACTTGGAGCAATTCAGCTGCAATGTTCAGTCGTTTGAAG GAACATGCTAAAGTAGCTTGGGGAGAAGAAGAATTTCCCTGTATTTCTCTGTCAGAATTAGGTGAATCCCCAATGCATAAACTACGGTGA
- the LOC113287707 gene encoding uncharacterized protein LOC113287707 isoform X2, which yields MLSTVGIFSFTKCSSSTSFLTFKNKIKMDSKLGFARGLEVVSETLSSSSPSKEDYRVDNNGDIISLEEWQGWGTCSPRPAMVMEIVEEMKKLEKDLDTQMSFGGMGAKLQGNFKVQEDKKHRATYKALGDSEQKQQFFSSRQVACRVLGSRGYLCQKDFLRQNNTGKVLWQIFGVEAATLCIFGIPEHEEIMWDAFKLAGKSRVWCLYPDKNASTKSVQDGLFSNASKSLEAQKMDVDTPLHFVLLDGTWSNSAAMFSRLKEHAKVAWGEEEFPCISLSELGESPMHKLRPQPSWDRTCTAAAALGLLSELHLLPEFSSIGLDKHAEDIEDGLEILLKALTGRRLRMGRSITRTEKYKL from the exons ATGCTTTCCACTGTTGGCATTTTCAGCTTCACGAAATGCTCTTCCTCTACTTCGTTTCTTACCTTTAAAAACAAAATCAAGATggatagcaaattagggtttgctcgTGGATTGGAAGTCGTAAGTGAAACGTTATCATCTTCTTCGCCTTCAAAAGAAGATTACAGAGTAGATAACAATGGTGATATTATCAGTTTAGAGGAATGGCAAGGTTGGGGCACTTGCTCTCCAAGACCAGCCATGGTTATGGAGATTGTCGAGGAGATGAAGAAATTAGAGAAAGATTTGGATACTCAGATGAGTTTTGGTGGTATGGGTGCAAAACTTCAG GGGAACTTCAAGGTTCAAGAAGACAAAAAACATAGAGCAACATACAAGGCTCTAGGTGATTCTGAACAGAAGCAGCAATTCTTTTCATCCCGACAAGTAGCATGTCGTGTGCTGGGAAGTAGGGGTTACCTTTGTCAGAAG GATTTTCTTAGGCAGAATAATACTGGGAAAGTGTTGTGGCAAATATTTGGAGTTGAAGCTGCAACGTTATGCATCTTTGGCATTCCCGAACACGAAGAAATAATGTGGGATGCTTTCAAACTTGCAG gaaagAGCAGGGTTTGGTGCCTTTATCCTGATAAAAATGCATCTACAAAGTCGGTTCAAGATGGCTTGTTCAGCAATGCTTCAAAAAGTTTAGAAGCGCAAAAG ATGGATGTAGATACTCCTTTGCACTTCGTTTTGCTTGATGGTACTTGGAGCAATTCAGCTGCAATGTTCAGTCGTTTGAAG GAACATGCTAAAGTAGCTTGGGGAGAAGAAGAATTTCCCTGTATTTCTCTGTCAGAATTAGGTGAATCCCCAATGCATAAACTACG ACCCCAACCATCATGGGACCGTACTTGTACAGCAGCCGCAGCGCTAGGCCTTCTGTCAGAACTGCATCTTCTTCCGGAATTTAGTTCAATCGGATTGGATAAGCATGCTGAAGATATTGAGGATGGTTTGGAGATTCTATTAAAAGCGCTTACTGGTCGGCGACTTCGAATGGGAAGGTCCATTACACGCACAGAAAAATACAAATTATAG
- the LOC113287707 gene encoding uncharacterized protein LOC113287707 isoform X1, whose translation MLSTVGIFSFTKCSSSTSFLTFKNKIKMDSKLGFARGLEVVSETLSSSSPSKEDYRVDNNGDIISLEEWQGWGTCSPRPAMVMEIVEEMKKLEKDLDTQMSFGGMGAKLQGNFKVQEDKKHRATYKALGDSEQKQQFFSSRQVACRVLGSRGYLCQKCWLAQEDCMCSKIKPSSLWPGMRFWLYMHPKDFLRQNNTGKVLWQIFGVEAATLCIFGIPEHEEIMWDAFKLAGKSRVWCLYPDKNASTKSVQDGLFSNASKSLEAQKMDVDTPLHFVLLDGTWSNSAAMFSRLKEHAKVAWGEEEFPCISLSELGESPMHKLRPQPSWDRTCTAAAALGLLSELHLLPEFSSIGLDKHAEDIEDGLEILLKALTGRRLRMGRSITRTEKYKL comes from the exons ATGCTTTCCACTGTTGGCATTTTCAGCTTCACGAAATGCTCTTCCTCTACTTCGTTTCTTACCTTTAAAAACAAAATCAAGATggatagcaaattagggtttgctcgTGGATTGGAAGTCGTAAGTGAAACGTTATCATCTTCTTCGCCTTCAAAAGAAGATTACAGAGTAGATAACAATGGTGATATTATCAGTTTAGAGGAATGGCAAGGTTGGGGCACTTGCTCTCCAAGACCAGCCATGGTTATGGAGATTGTCGAGGAGATGAAGAAATTAGAGAAAGATTTGGATACTCAGATGAGTTTTGGTGGTATGGGTGCAAAACTTCAG GGGAACTTCAAGGTTCAAGAAGACAAAAAACATAGAGCAACATACAAGGCTCTAGGTGATTCTGAACAGAAGCAGCAATTCTTTTCATCCCGACAAGTAGCATGTCGTGTGCTGGGAAGTAGGGGTTACCTTTGTCAGAAG TGCTGGTTAGCTCAGGAAGACTGCATGTGCTCAAAAATTAAACCTAGTTCTCTATGGCCTGGGATGCGATTCTGGTTGTACATGCATCCAAAG GATTTTCTTAGGCAGAATAATACTGGGAAAGTGTTGTGGCAAATATTTGGAGTTGAAGCTGCAACGTTATGCATCTTTGGCATTCCCGAACACGAAGAAATAATGTGGGATGCTTTCAAACTTGCAG gaaagAGCAGGGTTTGGTGCCTTTATCCTGATAAAAATGCATCTACAAAGTCGGTTCAAGATGGCTTGTTCAGCAATGCTTCAAAAAGTTTAGAAGCGCAAAAG ATGGATGTAGATACTCCTTTGCACTTCGTTTTGCTTGATGGTACTTGGAGCAATTCAGCTGCAATGTTCAGTCGTTTGAAG GAACATGCTAAAGTAGCTTGGGGAGAAGAAGAATTTCCCTGTATTTCTCTGTCAGAATTAGGTGAATCCCCAATGCATAAACTACG ACCCCAACCATCATGGGACCGTACTTGTACAGCAGCCGCAGCGCTAGGCCTTCTGTCAGAACTGCATCTTCTTCCGGAATTTAGTTCAATCGGATTGGATAAGCATGCTGAAGATATTGAGGATGGTTTGGAGATTCTATTAAAAGCGCTTACTGGTCGGCGACTTCGAATGGGAAGGTCCATTACACGCACAGAAAAATACAAATTATAG